The stretch of DNA AAAAATTACACCCTCTCATTTTAGATGAATAATTCGCATGCTTTTTTTGTTTTTTTGCAAGGGATAAAAAATGCAAAGTGCGACCTCTTTTTTTAATTCCCTTTGAAAAGAAATTAAACGCAATGGATTTATGTTGAAACAATGAATAGAGAGCTGATTCCTGTATATTAACACGAGAACCATACAAATACACATCTTTTTCAGCCAATTGCAAATGATCTTCCACAAAATTAGGATGCAATATCACATCACCATCGATACTTATGATATATTCATTTTGAGCTTGAGCAATCGCTTTGTTCATAATTTTAGCCTTACGATTTCCTTCATCTTCATGCCATACATGTTTTAATACGGTTGGAAAATCTTTTTGAATGTTTTCTATAAGAAGTTTTGTATCGGAAGTTGAACCGTCATCCGCTATAATTACCTCCTGAGGAAGTACAGTTTGAGCTGCTATACTTTTAAGAACCAGTTCTAAAGCATCTGGCCAATTATAAGTCGATAAAACTAAGCTGGTATTAATCATCATATCAACAAAAATAAGCATATCTTTGGCATTGTAAAATGAAAAGTAGTAAATTAATTGCTACTCGAAATTTGTAACTAATGAGTCAAAAAATTGTAGTCAATTCCAGATATCAAACTACAGCAGAAGAGATAAAAAACATTATAAATCGATTTGATTCGAT from Faecalibacter sp. LW9 encodes:
- a CDS encoding glycosyltransferase family 2 protein, with translation MLIFVDMMINTSLVLSTYNWPDALELVLKSIAAQTVLPQEVIIADDGSTSDTKLLIENIQKDFPTVLKHVWHEDEGNRKAKIMNKAIAQAQNEYIISIDGDVILHPNFVEDHLQLAEKDVYLYGSRVNIQESALYSLFQHKSIAFNFFSKGIKKRGRTLHFLSLAKKQKKHANYSSKMRGCNFSFWKSDFIRVNGYNEEFTGWGREDSELVLRMHHAGIYAKRLKFAGIVYHIYHHEQSKSFLDRNDKIQQKTIAEKLSFAEKGINQYLTP